In Miscanthus floridulus cultivar M001 chromosome 19, ASM1932011v1, whole genome shotgun sequence, the DNA window aggcggagcccgccctcggacgtcgggcgaaacagagccaacccttagtctttgggcgaggcggaggccagccctcgggggtcgggcggggcggagcctgccctcggacgtcgggcgaggcggagctagcccttagtctttgggcgaggcggaggccagccctcgggggtcgggcagggcggagcctgccctcggacgtcgggcgaggcggagctagcccttagccgtcgggcgaaccagtcttccgtcgttcgggcaagaagcgtagtagtgctCTTTGTCTGACTGAAAGCgtcaacattcgatggttattagtcccagctcattgggtaccccggtattaggtccccgataagTCTGTAGTACCAAACATCTCACACCTAGTAACAGCTTGCTTTGTCAGCCGGATTATCAAAGTCCAACAAAATAAGGTGGATGCCACCCACCGAAGTTCTATAATCGGGTATAGGCAGAATATGACAAATTGCTCAATCCAACTTAGATCTGTTCTGCTGCGCGCATCAACGAGAACTGATGCATACAACCAGAGATGACACCACAACATACCACCAGCCATATGATAAAAAACCGCTAACATAAGGGAGGCTTCTGCAACAATTGACTGCCATCTGAACTTATTTAGAAGGCCGCAATGGTTCGCCAATCTTACTTACAACCTGATAAAAAATGGAAATGTTGAGGCCCTAACTTTTGGCAACAACTCATGTTCCCTTATTATTTCTTATCTCTTCAACAAATAATCTGTGACAATTTACAACTGTTTTAAGGCTACAAATCAATGGAATCGACCCCCCACCCAACCCTGACCCTACTAACCTCTTGTCTATGTACATCGCGGAAACAACAGCTATGTCAACTTCACCACAAAAAAATCAAGGGATGCGCATCAGTTCCTACGCCTGCTCATCATCTGTTCCTATGCTTTGAGGTTGGCTCGCGTCTTGATTGGCTTTAGCTTAACCCCCATGCTCTCGGGAGAGAGGAGCTCCGGTGATATGCAAAACGGATTCAGAGGGCTGCGAGGGCTACAGTTTATCTGGCTTGGCCTGTACAGGCCATATCCCATGAGGAAGTACTCCATTGGTATCAGCATTGCATGAGGTTGCTCCTCTGTCACAACCGAACCACAAGCCTGTACCTGTAGAAACACCAAACTTGGTATGTAAAACCCTAAAATCAATGGTAAAAAAATCTGTGTGCAAATTGATACCTCCACAAGAGCGCTATATCGCCTATCAAGCTTTGCAGTCATGTGAACAGCTTCAGCATGGAACTGGGAATTCTCACCAACAAAAATTAGTGTTCTGCACTGTAGTTGCTTCAGGTTCTCTGTCAAGTCTTTTCTCCTGTATAAAGCATGGCAAAATATTTGGTTCCACTCATCCACTGACTCAGGTATGACCATATGAGTTGATCATATAAGCTTTAGAGATAAAAAGGACATACTCATTGATAGTTTGGATAAATCTCCACACATTCATGCACTGCCGTTGATCAAGAAACTTCATTGAATAAAAGGAGGGTTAAACATCATAAACAAATACATCGTAACTGATAATGAATGAAAGTCTTAGCGCATACGCTTCTACAAGCCTGCACAATATCTGATTCGGGTTCAGTTGAGCCTCCACGTACTCCCTAGGGAtcataaaattcaaacaaaagcTTTAAACAGCTACGCAAATATCACATCACATGACATAGCCTAAGCCATTTAGTTACCTTTCCAAAGTAGCGCTGCAACAAAATATCCTTCACGACATTGCACATGCCATAATAATATAGTAAATTTGACATTACCTAAGGAAAAAAAATTGTCAGTACAGAATCATTATTCTGAAGGTAGGTTCTAAGAAGCTTAATATCGAATAACTACCTTATTATAAAACCACTCAGACCATAAGGGAGCTTTACATAGAGGTGAAACGAGAATAAGTCCTAGTACTCGCTCTCTATACTTTGTCTGCAATAAAGAAAAATTACTAAGCAGTTGTGCAAGAAGTACCGAACACACTAGTTTAGAAGAAATCCATACTGCAAATAGAGTAAGAATGTATGCGCCTGCAGTGACACCTAAGCACATAACTGAATCCAGTCTGGAAATACACAAAAAATGAACGAAGTTACTTCACAAATGTCGAGAGAAATTCTGAGAACTAACACTTTATTAATAATGTGCAAATATCTTACCCAAAAAAATCAAGTACGTCTGCGATTTGATCCGCTAAGTCATCAACAGATGCAACAGGTGTGCTCCGCAAAATCGGAGCAGCTCCTAACTGCATGATTTTTCCAAAGATCAGTAAACCATACAACCATGAAAATGTTGATTGAGAATCACCAAATGCATCATGCTAAGATAAACACAGAAAGAATACACTTCACTGTAACAGCAAACTGCACTGACCTCATGTCCTGGGGGGCTGATATGGTAAATGCAAAAATTATGAAGCAGCAATGAAGCTGCTTCAGGACAGAAGAGTAATCCTTGGAAGCAAGACATATCTGATCAACAATAAGGACTTAAGTCAAAGTGCTGTGGAATTCTTAAATGGCCTAGCATAGGGTAAGCACGACTGTAAAACTTACGGTTCAAAGCAATATCTGGGTAAGTAATAAGAGCAGGCTTATCATGGTCACCATATATGGCAACAGATACAGATCCATGGTTGGTTTGTATATGATGTTCCTGAGGAAAACAAGAGGAAATTGTCAACACTTGGAAGAAAAGATGGCAATAACAATTACTAATCCACCAAGTTGTACTTCACACAAGATAAAATCTAAATGAAAATGATTCCCGTGGGTGGGGTGGGTGGGTGCAGAAGGTGGGCAGATGAGTGGAACTGTGAAACCTATTAGATTCATGTGCATTCCCTGCGCTTAAATCTATACCTCTATGGGGTGCTCAATTTGTAAGTTAATGATCTGTAGAGCCATTTCTTTCTCCAAATGAAAGAGAAAAACCAGTAGTACCTAAAGATTATTGAAAGGAAGGGTTTGAAACCAAACCAAAGCAAAGTTTGTAAATCATGACTGAAGTTATCTGATTCCTGCATGTTACACTAAGAAAAAAGCATAACAGCTCCATTATAACGCGGCGTGTCACAGTAATGGTTTCTAGACCACATCTCCTAAGAAAAAGGGGGAAATATAGCACTAAGTGCCAATAATAAGAGATTCCTCACCAAGCAAATAGTTAAAAATATAAATAGCAAGAAAAGCATATGCTAGGAAAAATACAACTAGCTGTACTTTTCCATCACAGGAAGGATATGTATGACAACAAGTGGCAACAACAACATCATAGCCATCCTAACCTGTCAGGAAAGAGGCCAGTACACTTAATTATCATTCCTAATAATAGAGCTAAAAATATGTTTGAGTAA includes these proteins:
- the LOC136527842 gene encoding protein NDL1-like isoform X2, with translation MRRWGSKQAAGGASWREEERVVVGETGGGRRGRGRERGSERRGHASLTAKPVRSAAAAAAAAGMGDSGGSVVSVDVERISFGGKEHHIQTNHGSVSVAIYGDHDKPALITYPDIALNHMSCFQGLLFCPEAASLLLHNFCIYHISPPGHELGAAPILRSTPVASVDDLADQIADVLDFFGLDSVMCLGVTAGAYILTLFATKYRERVLGLILVSPLCKAPLWSEWFYNKVMSNLLYYYGMCNVVKDILLQRYFGKGVRGGSTEPESDIVQACRSFLDQRQCMNVWRFIQTINERKDLTENLKQLQCRTLIFVGENSQFHAEAVHMTAKLDRRYSALVEVQACGSVVTEEQPHAMLIPMEYFLMGYGLYRPSQINCSPRSPLNPFCISPELLSPESMGVKLKPIKTRANLKA
- the LOC136527842 gene encoding protein NDL1-like isoform X1 produces the protein MRRWGSKQAAGGASWREEERVVVGETGGGRRGRGRERGSERRGHASLTAKPVRSAAAAAAAAGMGDSGGSVVSVDVERISFGGKEHHIQTNHGSVSVAIYGDHDKPALITYPDIALNHMSCFQGLLFCPEAASLLLHNFCIYHISPPGHELGAAPILRSTPVASVDDLADQIADVLDFFGLDSVMCLGVTAGAYILTLFAVWISSKLVCSVLLAQLLSNFSLLQTKYRERVLGLILVSPLCKAPLWSEWFYNKVMSNLLYYYGMCNVVKDILLQRYFGKGVRGGSTEPESDIVQACRSFLDQRQCMNVWRFIQTINERKDLTENLKQLQCRTLIFVGENSQFHAEAVHMTAKLDRRYSALVEVQACGSVVTEEQPHAMLIPMEYFLMGYGLYRPSQINCSPRSPLNPFCISPELLSPESMGVKLKPIKTRANLKA